AGGCTCGTGTCCACGGGCGCGGCGACCCGGTCGCCGGTACTGACCGCCTCGCGGGCGAACAGCGCGAGCAGGAGGTCCTTCGGGACGAATCGGCCGCGCTCGTCGACGGCCACCATCCGGTCGCCGTCGCCGTCGTGGGCCACGCCCAGATCGGCGTCGGTCGCGCCGACGAGTTCCTGGAGGTCCCCGAGCGTCTCCTCGTTGGGTTCGCTGGGCCGCCCAGGGAACCGGCCGTCCTGCTGGGCGTTCAAGGTGCGGACCGACGCGCCCAACTCGAGGAGGGCGTCGGCGGTCACGCTCCCGGCGCCGTTGCCGACGTCGACGACGACGTCCAGCCCGTCGAGGTCGTCGACGCGGTCCGCGATCGCCTCGACGTGGCGCTCGAGCAGTCCGTCGTCCCGGCTTCGGCTCCCGAGGCCGTCCCAGGCCGCGAGGTCGTACCGGTCGGTCTCGACGCGGCTCGCGATGGTCTCGCGGCGCTCGGTGTCGAAGGCCTGGCCGGAGGGCGACCAGAGTTTGATGCCGTTGTCCGTGGCCGGGTTGTGCGAGGCCGTGATCACGACGCCCGCGTCGGCCTCGAGCCAGTCGACGCCGCGGGCGACCGTCGGCGTCGGCGCGACGCCCACGTCGACGACGTCGCCGCCGCACTCGCGAACGCCGGCGGTCAGCGCGTCGACCAGAACCGTCCCGCTCTCGCGGACGTCGCGACCGACGACGACGCGTTCGTACCCCTCCGTAGCGAGCGCACGGCCGACGGACAGCGCCAGTTCGGCCGTCACCTCGTCGCCCACCGCGCCCCT
This portion of the Haloterrigena gelatinilytica genome encodes:
- the glmM gene encoding phosphoglucosamine mutase, translating into MFGTSGIRGAVGDEVTAELALSVGRALATEGYERVVVGRDVRESGTVLVDALTAGVRECGGDVVDVGVAPTPTVARGVDWLEADAGVVITASHNPATDNGIKLWSPSGQAFDTERRETIASRVETDRYDLAAWDGLGSRSRDDGLLERHVEAIADRVDDLDGLDVVVDVGNGAGSVTADALLELGASVRTLNAQQDGRFPGRPSEPNEETLGDLQELVGATDADLGVAHDGDGDRMVAVDERGRFVPKDLLLALFAREAVSTGDRVAAPVDTSLAVDDALADVGASVTRTAVGDVYVAERATEPDVVFGGEPSGAWIWPDETLCPDGPLAAAKLAAMAAAEGSLANLVDDLETYPIRRTSIEVDDKERVMETVESTVRERYDEIDALDGVRIDHGDGWTLVRPSGTEPVVRITAEARDDERAEALFEDAREIVLEANEESDVAPAE